Proteins encoded by one window of Zerene cesonia ecotype Mississippi chromosome 8, Zerene_cesonia_1.1, whole genome shotgun sequence:
- the LOC119828826 gene encoding ecdysteroid-regulated 16 kDa protein-like, translating into MFSKSVVVCSLLALAAIAAATDVLQCPGKNIQNLKENVQLTPCKKAPCKLKKGTNQHISINFTPDTDLDEITNHVVADVFGVELPFVGVDGNPVCDKLQTADGQPASCPLKAGTTYTYKDSFPILNFYPSIEAKVHWELQAHKKGVICFEMPVKIV; encoded by the exons ATGTTTTCAAAGAGTGTAGTCGTGTGCAGTCTTTTGGCACTTGCCGCGATCGCCGCGGCAACCGACGTATTGCAGTGCCCCG gTAAAAACATTCagaatttgaaagaaaatgtTCAATTGACGCCCTGCAAAAAAGCACCATGCAAACTAAAAAAAGGAACTAATCAACATATCAGCATTAATTTTACACcag acaCCGACCTGgatgaaataacaaatcatGTAGTGGCTGATGTTTTTGGAGTTGAATTACCATTTGTGGGAGTCGACGGCAATCCAGTATGCGACAAACTTCAGACTGCCGATGGGCAGCCAGCCTCGTGCCCACTCAAAGCAGGAacaacatacacatataagGACTCGTTTCccatacttaatttttatccatCAATAGAAGCCAAAGTACATTGGGAATTACAAGCACATAAAAAAGGAGTCATTTGCTTCGAAATGCCAGTAAAAattgtttag
- the LOC119828825 gene encoding NPC intracellular cholesterol transporter 2 homolog a-like, producing the protein MKNFIFLIVIAVVHINDVLSAVNPLVAQCKGRSFDNLQERIQISACQSAKSRCKLRKGTDVHVTFKFKPTTTVKTLKNEVYADIAGVPLPFIGVTGRDACQSVVRADDGSPARCPLEANVEYVYTNIFPVESYYPEVTLRVHWALIDGSRDVICFEVPAAISPASKKG; encoded by the exons atgaagaattttatttttcttatcgtTATAGCAGTAGTTCATATAAATGATGTACTGAGTGCTGTAAATCCGCTAGTTGCACAGTGCAAAG GTCGTTCCTTTGATAATTTGCAAGAGAGAATTCAAATCTCTGCATGTCAATCGGCTAAAAGTCGCTGTAAACTACGTAAAGGCACAGACGTCCACGTTACATTCAAGTTCAAACCCA caACAACTGTGAAAACTCTTAAGAATGAAGTATATGCGGATATCGCGGGGGTGCCATTACCGTTCATTGGCGTGACGGGACGGGATGCGTGTCAGTCCGTGGTTAGAGCAGATGACGGCTCACCAGCCCGGTGCCCACTCGAAGCGAACGTAGAATACGTTTATACAAACATCTTTCCAGTAGAATCCTACTACCCAGAGGTCACGCTCCGTGTACACTGGGCACTTATAGACGGAAGTCGAGACGTTATTTGTTTCGAAGTTCCTGCTGCCATCTCGCCCGCCTCGAAAAAAGGGTAA